AAATCGCCGGCTCCACTACCTTGACAAGGTCATTGAAGTACAGCAGCGGGAACAGCCGCGAGGTGGTCTGCTCCACACAACCGTACGGATAATGCAGGAGATACTGGACGTTGCGGGCGAACGAAACCGCCGGCATCGCTGACGTTTTCAGCACGTACTGGTCGGTGCCATCGAGCCAGTCGCCCGGAAACACAAACTGCGCGGGCGCTGAAGCTGTGACCGCACCTGAGCCGAACACGGTCGCGAGCGGCTGCGCCGGGCGATTGGGCAGCTCAAGCAACAGGGTCGCGCGCTCTCCTGCGCCAGAAGCGCTGAGCGCGAACTCGATTTTGCCCGGTGTCTGACCTGCTTTGCAGCGGAATGCCACGCTCTCCTGCCGGTTGTTATCCAGCGTGATAGTGAGCGGCGGCGGGGTGATAAACTCCACCGGCCCGCCGGCGACAGCGTTGACCGTTATGTCGGTCCTCGCGCCGGTGTTGTTGAACAACGTCACCAGGCCGTCGAAGATGTCGTTCGGACAGACAAAGCGCGGGAAACTCTCCTGAATGACAATCTTGTCGCGCACTATGACTTCACCCGTTGCCGAACCGAACAGATCGTTCTGTGCGGCTACGGCCATGATCACCAGCTTGCCGTTGAACTCAGGCAGCGTGAATGTCACACTGGCCTTGCCCTGGCTGTCGGTCTCGACCAAACCGGACCAGAGCGCCACCGGTTTGACCCGGCGCGACGTAATCGGGCTGAGATGCCGCTTGCGGCCGGCAGCGAACATTTTGTCGCCGCCCGGACGAATATGACTGGACGACTGCTCGACTCTCGGATATATCAGCGCGTACATGTCGTACGGTTTCAGGTGCGGCTGTTTCTTCCCGTAGAAGAATTCGACCGGATCGGGTGTCTGGAAATCAGTCAATTGCAGAATGCCCGCATCGACCGCCGCCACGGTAAGTTGCGACACTTTGGGTCGGCTGATCTGAAGATCGACCCTCACCATGCTCTTGGGCTTGACCACCTCCGGCGCGGTGAGCGCAATTTCCAGCCGCTTGTCGTTCCGCACCAGGAGCGGAGCGACTCCAAATGCCCGCGCCGGCATATTCGGCTCGAGCGAATCAGCCAGCCGCACTATCGCCACCGTAACATAGATATTCGGGAAATAGTCCGGCTTGACCGGCAGAACGATTTCGGCGGTATTCTCCGCCATGTCTCGTGTTATTGTCTCGAATACTTTGTCTTTTTCAATCGTGAGCAGCAGCTTGCCGCCGAACGGAGCCCGCACCTGAAGGATCGCCTTGTCGCCGGAGCTGTACTCTTTCTTGTCGAACGCCAGTTCTATCTTATCGGGATTGGTCAGCGCCCAGGGCGCGTATCCCCAGCCGGAGGCATAGAACATGACCGAGCTCGAGTGCCCGGTCTCCGGGTCCGTGGCGATTATCTCGTAACTGCCATAGTTGTCGGGTGTGAACACGGCGATCGCGCCGGCGGCAACGACCGAAACCTTGGCTGAGTCGCGCAGTTGCTGTCGTTTCTCCGACACCCACCGGCCCACTCCGGTTCGGTCTCGTTTATATGTCGTGTTGTAAACTATGCGATAGAATTTGAGATCAACCTGGGGAATCTCCACCGCCTGCCCGTCGCTGCCGACACTGGCGACCTTCACGCTGACCGGCTCGCCGACTTTCGCGTAGCCATCGAGCGTTGTCATCAGGCCGACATACCGCTCATACGGATGAATGGTCACCTCGGCATACGCACTCACCCCCCGTCCACCTTCTTCAGAAACAGTCGCCGACAGTAGACCCTTGAGCGCCGATGGTGCGGACAGTTTGTCCGGCAGGGTATAGCGGTAAACATGCCTGCCGGTGTCATTGAGGATGGTGTCGGGAAGATCGATCTCCATCTTGGTGAATGAACGGTTGTGATCGCTGAAGGTGTACTGCGACCAGCCGGACGGAGAAAACTCCTGCGGCTCGATAGTGACATGGCCGGCCACTTTGTGATTTGCCGCCGGCGGGCCGAACAGGTACTTGGCGTCGACGCCGGCCTCGACTGTGTCGCCGGTGTGATAGGCACTCGACGGCACACTTAAGCTCACTTTGATTCGGTCGGGCATGAACTCTTCGACCTGGAATTCCACCCGTCCTATCTGAAGCTCCTCGCCTATCTCGGCCACTGCCGTGTACTTGCCGGTGCCGGCGAAATCGGGAATGGGCAAGTCGACTGCCGCAATCGATGATCCCTCGGTCGCCAGCCGAAAGCTCGTGAACTTGCGCCCGCGGGCATCATAGATCGTCAGGAAGTAGGGAAAGGCTGGAGGTAACGAAACTTTGGTGCCGCGTACGATCGATACCAAATGGGCGGTGTCGCCCGGACGATAGACACCCCGATCAGAATAGACAAACGCTTCGTAGCCGGACGCCAGGTACGGCCGCCCGGCGACATCGAAATCACTCAGCGGGAGCAGGCTCTCATCGAGGCGCACGTACGAGAGATCCGGGCCGCGCGATACCAATATAACGAACGGCTCGAATCCGGCCAGCTTGTCCTTGATATTCTCGAACGTGGCGATACCGCGCGAGTCGGTCTCTCCCTCCACGAGTGTCTGGTTGTTACGGCTGATTAGCGTGACAGCCGCGCCTGATATCGGCTGCGCAGTCGCCAGTGAGTTGGCCCACACCATCAGATAGTCATCCGCAAGCCTGGCCGAGATGCCTATATCAGTGAGCATCGCATACCGGCTGTCGGCAATCCAGCGCTGCTCACGCCCCCTTACCGCCACCTTGAATATCCCCTGACCGATATCGCCTATGATGCTCTTTAAATCTATCGTTGTCGTCAGCGGCTCGTTCTGTTGTGCCTCAACTTCGATATCCTTGACGAAAAACGTCCGTCCTAAGTCCACCGATGAAGACCGATAGTACTCGTAGTCGCCGTACCCCGATGTCAGGAAATAGACCAGGTTGTTGGGAAAGACCTGCTCCACCTCGATCGCCAGTTCTTTCAGATTGATCGTCTTGAACTCGAGATGGCCGGCACCGAGCCGGGGCAGGAACACCGCGCGCGACGTGAATGCTACCGATGGCGGCATGTCCGGGAACACTACCTTCGTGGAAAAGTCATTCTGCAGCACCGCCCCGGAAACCGCGCGCAGCCCCTGCGCGATGTTGACCGTGACCGCCATCCCCGGCTTGAAATCGCCGCGCACAGTCAGCCAGCTGTATTCGCCTTCGATCGTGTACGGCATAGCCGGATCGAGCGACACATAGGCGCGAGCCTCATCAATGGGCACATGCTCAGACAAATAGATGCTGATTGAACTGGCAGCGGCGCCGGTATTCGCCTGAACGTTATGGATCACCAGCGGCTGGCGGGATGCAACCGTCACCGATCGAGTCTGATCGCTTTCCATCGGCAAACTGCACTCGCCGCACATCAGTTCTTTGGCAATCACCACCAGATAGTTCTGCTCCATGGTTGTCTGTTCGAACGGTTCGCTCGTAACGGTGAACCGTTTGGAGAAGGTGTCATCGGCGAAAACTGCATACCATGGCCGCTCCGGGGTTACGCTGCCGTCAATCGTCACCGCTCGAACGGTGTATCCGACATCCGATTCAATCGCCCCGGCTTCCCCTTTGATTTTGAGCCGCCGCTTGAGTTCGTCGATCCCCACCGGGAAATTGAACCTGAGGTCAATTACCAAACGCACCAGCCCGGGGCCTGCCTCGTCCCGCGTGGTAGAACTCCGAAATACCTCTACTTTCAAATTGGGAGTCCGGAACGGGTACTCCGCTTTGTCGACAATCTTCAAGCCGCCGGCGCAGGATTTGAGCGACTGCACGCGCGCCTTGTACTGCGTGGCGGGACGGAGTTCGGCATCGGGGAAAAACCTGAGCACGTCGGTCTCAATCCACCTTCCCAGGCCCGGCATAGGCGGCTCAAAGAGGATGGGCGGATCGGTAACCGGCAGGTCCAGACTGTCCTTGGACACCATCGGCTTGGAAAACTTGACCGTGAAATTGGTTTTTAGCTCGACCCAGCCGGTCGGTTCGAACGACAGCACCCTGATTTGGTTATCCGGCACACTGGTGATGTTCGAAACCAGGATAATCAGCGCGACTGCGATGGTCACGCCGGCGATTGTGGTCGTTCGGTTGCTGCGAGCGGTGAAATGAAGCAGCGCCTGGCGGAGCTTGGCGAACATGGCTATCTCCCTCTTGGAATTGGAAACGGGTGTGTGGCGGCACACACCGAGTCAGCGTCAACCCGATACATCTTAGATTTATCTGCAACGAGCACCTGGGCTCCCGGTTGCTAAAGGGTGACCCCAATATGGGGACCGAGTGGACGGCATACAAGTGTTTCCTCGCCTCGGCGCACCCCCGCCCGGTGGCCGACCCGCTTGCGGATGGGATGAAGATGTTCATGTTTTTGATCGGCAGGCCTCCGCGCCTGCCGCTGGACGACGCGGCAGGGATGGAACCATACCGATCAAGAAGGGGGTGGTGGGCCACCGGAGAGCCCCATCCTTGACAGTCCCCCCGAATCTGACTATTTTCGCGCGGCATTTCGGGAACATCAGGCGCCCCGTTCAGTTTAGGAGAGGCAAAGCCTCCGGTATACATGCTGCAAAAAGAAACTGACTCAAAGCTGGTCCTCGAGGACGGCCGTGCGTTTGCGGGCCGCCGGTTCGGTGCCGCCGTCGATGCCGCCGGCGAGGTCGTCTTCAATACCGCCATGTCCGGCTATCAGGAGGTGCTCACTGATCCGTCGTATGCCGGTCAACTGGTGGTCATGACCAGCCCGCAGATCGGCAACTATGGAATCGCTCGCGACGATGCCGAGTCGCGCCAGCTGTTTCTCGGCGCGCTAATCGTCAAGGAGCTCAGTCGCATCGCCAGTAACTGGCGCTCGGTGCAGACTCTCGATGAGTACCTCATTGCCAACGGTATCCCCGGGCTCGAGGGGCTGGATACCCGCGCCCTGGTGCGGCACCTTCGCAGCCGGGGTGCGATGCGCGGCGTTATTGGCAGCATCGATGTACCGACCGATGAACTTATCAAGCGCGCGCGGGGTCACCCGTCGATGGTCGGCTGCGACCTGGCATCGATAGTCACCAAACGCCAGACCTACGACTGGAGAGAAGCACCGCCGCTCCTGAACGGCGGGCAGAATCTGCACAGTCTCACAGGAGAGGCCTCACCAACCAGGCTGCACGTAGTCGTTTATGACTACGGGGTGAAGTGGAACATCCTGCGCTGCCTGGTGGATCATGGCTGCCGCGTAACGGTTGTCTCGGCTGACACGAGCGCCGCCGACGTGCTGCAACTTGGACCGGACGGCGTACTCTTGTCTAACGGCCCGGGCGATCCTGATCCGGTACGGTATGCCGTGGACAACATCCGCGCGCTGCTGGGGCGGGTGCCGATCGGCGGCATCTGCCTCGGGCATCAACTGCTTGCCCTGGCGGCCGGAGGGAAAACCTACAAACTCAAGTTCGGCCATCGCGGAAGCAATCATCCGGTGATGGAGCGACCCACCGGTCGCGTTCAGATAACGTCACACAATCATGGTTTCTCGGTTGATGCTGATTCTCTGCCGTCCGACCTGGTTGACATCACCCACGTGAATCTCAATGACCAGACTGTCGAAGGGTTGTCGCTTCGCAACGTGCCCGCAATCGCCGTGCAGTTCCATCCGGAGGCGTCCCCCGGCCCGCACGACGCAGTATCATTCTTCACACAGTTCACCCACCTGATGGCCCAGTGGCGCGAGATTGGTAAGCATGCCCGCAAGAACTGACATCAAGCGCGTGCTGGTAATCGGCTCCGGCCCGATTGTCATCGGCCAGGCGTGCGAGTTCGATTATTCCGGCACGCAGGCAGTCAAGGCACTGCGCGCTGAAGGGATCGAAGTCGTCCTGGTCAATTCCAACCCGGCCACGATCATGACCGATCCCGATCTGGCCGACCGTACGTATGTCGAACCGTTGACAGTCGAATTCCTGACCAAGATTGTCGAGCGCGAACGCCCCGATGCCCTCCTCCCTAGTGTGGGCGGCCAGACCGCGCTCAACCTGGCGATCGCTCTGCACAACGAGGGAATACTGGACCGGTTCGGTGTGTCGCTAATCGGCGCGAGCTCCGAGGCAATTCGCATTGCCGAAGATCGCGAACTGTTCAAACAGGCGATGCTGGAAATCGACCTCGAAGTCCCCCGCAGCTTGCTCATATCGGACGTTTCCGGGGCGAGGAGTTTTTCGCATGAAAACGGCTTCCCGATTATCGTGCGGCCGTCGTTCACTCTCGGCGGATCGGGTGGCGGAATAGCCTACAATCTGGAGGAGCTGGAGGAAATCGTCAACCGCGGCCTGGCGCTATCGCCGGTCGGACAGGTGCTAGTAGAGGAATCGCTGGTCGGGTGGAAAGAGTACGAGCTCGAGGTCATGCGTGACCGCAAGGACAACTTTGTAGTCGTCTGCTCCATCGAGAATATCGATTCCATCGGTGTTCACACCGGCGATTCGCTTACGGTCGCGCCCGCTCAGACCCTGACCGATCGCGAGTATCAGCGGATGCGCGACGCTGCCGCCGCGATCTTACGGCGCGTGCGAGTAGATACGGGCGGATCCAACGTGCAGTTCGCGGTCGAGCCGAAAACCGGGCGCCTGGTGGTTATCGAGATGAACCCACGGGTGTCGCGCTCATCGGCGCTGGCGTCTAAAGCGACCGGTTTCCCCATCGCTAAGATTGCCGCCAAGCTGGCTATCGGGTACACCCTGGACGAGATCACCAATGACATCACGCGTGTGACACCCGCCGCTTTCGAGCCCGCCATCGATTACGTCGTGACCAAAATCCCGAAATTCGCGTTCGAGAAGTTTCCCGGCGCCGATGCCGCTCTCGGCATCCAGATGAAATCGGTCGGTGAGGTCATGGCGATCGGCCGCACATTTAAAGAGTCTCTGTTCAAGGCCTTGCGCTCTCTCGAAGTGGTCAAGCCGTTTCGTCCCGGCGAAATGCCCCACGAGCAGCTCAGCGCCGCGCTGGCTACACCCAACGAATACCGCTTGCGCTATCTAATTCACGCCTTCGACTGTGGCTGGACAGTAGACGAATGCCACCGCCTGACCTATATCGATCCCTGGTTCCTCGATCAGATTTCCCAGTTCGCGGAACTGCAGCGGCAGATGCGCGGACGGCCGCTGGCCGATATCCGCGATCAGGAACTGCGACTCGCCAAAGAGTGGGGTTTTTCGGACCGTCGCGTGGCGTATCTTACCGGGGCGGAGGAGGACGCGGTGAGGACGCGCCGCCACCAGATCGGCCTTCGGCCGGTATTCAAACGGGTCGACACCTGCGCAGGCGAATTCGAGTCATATACGCCTTATCTTTATTCCTGCTACGATGAAGAGGACGAAAGCGCCCCCGACCCGGCGCGCAAGGTGATGATACTCGGCAGCGGCCCAAACCGGATCGGCCAGGGGATCGAGTTCGATTACTGCTGTTGTCATGCGTCGTTCGCCCTCCACGAGGCGGGCGTGCAGAGCATAATGGTTAACTGCAACCCGGAAACCGTCTCCACCGACTACGACACCAGCGACCGGCTCTATTTTGAACCGCTCACGCTCGAAGACGTGCTCGAGGTGTACTACAAGGAGCGGCCCGACGGCGTGATTGTCCAGTTCGGCGGGCAGACACCACTCAAGCTGACCATGCCTCTGGCAAAGGCGGGCGTGCCGATACTCGGAACGCCGCCCGATTCGGTCGACCTCGCCGAAGATCGTGAGCGGTTCGCCGCCTTTCTGGACCGGCTGAACATCCGCCACCCGGCGCACGCCATTGCCCGTACTTTTGACGAGGCCGACGCCGCTGTCAAACAACTCGGTTTCCCGCTCCTGCTGCGACCGTCATACGTGCTCGGGGGACGGGGAATGGCGATTGTCTACGGGACCGCGCAGTTGCACAATTACCTGACCCCTGCATTCGACGCTGCCCCCGGGCAACCGATTCTAATCGACAAATTTCTCGAAGACGCGTTTGAGGTCGATGTCGACGCTCTCGCTGACGGCGAAAACTGTGTCCTCGCCGGTGTGATGCAGCATATCGAAGAGGCCGGCGTACACAGCGGTGATTCCAGCTCGGTGCTGCCGACTTATCTGATCACGAAACACCATCTTGAGGAGATACGCGAGATCACCCGCCTGCTGGCGCGCGAGCTTAAGGTTGTCGGCATGATGAATATCCAGTACGGCATCGCCGAGAACCAGTTGTACGTGCTGGAGGTTAACCCGCGCGCGTCGCGCACGGTGCCGTTTGTCGCCAAGGCCACCGGTGTACCGCTGGCAAAAGTCGCAACGCGCCTGATGCTGGGACATAAGCTCCGCGACCTTGGCTTGAACGATGATCTGCCGGTTACTCGCTTCTTTGTCAAAACCCCGGTATTTCCGTTTATCAAGTTCCCCGGAGTTGACCCGAAGCTGTCCCCGGAGATGCGCTCCACAGGCGAAGTGATGGGCAGCGGAATAGAGTTCGGATCGGCATTCTACAAAGCCCAGTTAGCGGGGGGACTGAAGCTGCCGCGCGATGGGACGCTCCTCATCAGCGTCAACGATCGCGACAAAAAGGGCGTTCTGGGCGTGGCGCGGCGCTTCGCCGCCATGGGATTCGGCATTCGGGCCACCACCGGAACTGCCGGCTTTCTGCAGGACATGGGGGTGCCCGCCGAGAGCGTGCTCAAGGTGAGCGAGGGACGGCCCCACTGTGTCGATCTCATCAAGAGCGGCGATGTCGCCCTGATCATCAACACACCGCTGGGGGCGGCGTCGGCCCGCGACGGCTGGGCGATCCGCACGGCGGCGGTCCAGCATGCGGTGCCGTGCATAACCACGCTTTCGGGCGCTGTGGCGGCGGCCGATGCAATTGCCCAGCTTCGCACCAAAGATATCGGCGTGAGCTCGCTTCAGGAAATCCACTCGCGCACGCCCTAAGACTTCATGTGTAACGGGCTTGTGTGGCTCGTATTCAATCGAGCTTGACAGCGGCATCTTGTTGGCGTTAGCTGTCAGGTCGCAACATTCCTGGCTGCAAGTCCGTGAGAGCGAATGTCTCGTGAGCTTGTGACAACAGAGAATTCATTTCCCCTGCTGCGAGTGTACCTGTACGCGCTGGTCGTGTTCACGCTGCTGCGGCTCGGTTTCCTGGCGTACCACGCAGCGCTGTTTCAGGAAAGCTCCGCGTCGGAACTCGCCACCGCCTTCGGCGCAGGCCTCATAGTTGATTCCTGTATCGCGGCAACAACGCTCTTTCTGATCAGGCTATTCACTCTCCTGTTGCAGCCGATCGGACGCGATTTCGCATATTTCATCCATCGCGCCGCGATCTACTTCTGTTTCGGCATCTACTTCTTCGTCAATCTCGTCGACATTGTCCATTTCGAGATTTACGATTCGCGTCTGAATATCCTCCTGATCGAAAACCTGAGCCAGATGGGGCCGATACTGCGAACGGTAGTGCACGATCCAGCGCTCTATGTCGTGCTCGCGATTTGGGCCTTCTTCATGATACTGTTCGCCCGGATGATCGGCCGGAAAAGAGCCCAAGCCCGAGGCCGGCGCACGCCGCTGCGTCCTATCGCGGCACATGCGATCTCACTGGTAACCCTCGCGGCTCTGTCGTTTCTCTGGCTGGATGAGCCATTCTGGCGGATTTCAGCTCTATCTACTGATAACCAAGCCCTCAATCAGCTCTCGCTCAACGGTGTTTACACGCTGACCAAGGCAGTTGAACTGAAAAGGCGCCTTGAGCGCGAGGCCGGCGGCGCTGACTACGGTTTCGTCTCCAATGAACAGGCGGTCGAGTCAACCCGGACTCTGTTACTTGCCAGAGACGAACAATACGTATCGGAACTGTATCCGCTTGCGCGGCGAATCACGAACCCACGCGGCTTGAGTATCGAGAAGCCTAACATCGTCATCATTCTGATGGAGAGCTTCACGGCGGGTAATATCGGCGCGCTCGGCGCGGGAGACCAGGGCTGTTCGCCCGCGTTCGACCGGCTGGCCGAGCAGGGTATCATCTTCACACAGTTCTACGGCCAGGAGACACGCGCGCACCATGGACTGGTCAGCACCGTCGGATCGTTCCCGTCGCTGCTGGGCACATTCCTGACCCGCCGCCGCGGCACAGAGTCGTTTTACACTCTCGCCACAATCCTGAAGCGACACGGCTACACCACCAGTTTCATCTATGGTTTCGACCAGGGTTTCGACCACATGGGGTTCTTTCTTAAGCAGGGCGGATTCGAGCGCATTATCGATCAGGAGGACTTTCCGTCGGCAGCATTTCGCGGGCGGTGGGGAGTTTCGGATGACGACTTGTTCGACAAAACACTGAGTGTCTTTGCGCAGAGCGATCCGGAAGTCCCGCTTCTGAGCGTAGTGCTGACATCGTCGAACCATGCCCCGTATGACATCCCTCCCGCGTTCGCTCAGGCCCACCCGGAATACGCCGGAAACAAGGCGAAACTCGCGTTCGCGTATTCCGACTACGCGCTGGGCCAATTCATGGAAAAGGCGCGGCGGGAATCTTTCTTCGACAAGACTATCTTCGCAATCCTGGCCGATCATGGAGAGATGCGCGACGGTGACGATCGCCTGCTGAAACGCTTTCACATCCCCTGCCTGATCTACGCGCCACGGCTCATCGCTGAGCCCCGTCGTGTGAATACAATAGGCTCGCAGGTGGATATCGCCACTACGCTAATGCACCTGATCGGATACCCGGAGCCGTTTCACTTTGCCGGTCGCGACCTTCTGGGCATACCGCCGGATGACGGCTACGCCGTGATGCGCAGCAATTTCACCGTTCTGTATCGCTACCGAAACGCCGTGCTGGTCAGAGACATTCGCGACACGGTTTCTGCACTCTATGCCGTGGACGATCACTCGCGCCTGGTATCGGATAGCGCGCTGGCCGACCAGGACCTCAAACGACCGCTTAACCAAAGGCTGGAGAACTATCTCCAGACCATGCACTATCTGTTTTCGAATGGAAAGCACCGCTGCGTGACATCACGTGGGCGGTAGAGGGGTCAGTCCGGGCCCCAGTATTCGTAGAGAATGGTGGCAACCCGCGCGTCCTTGAAGTAGTTTCTGTCCTTTAACTCTCGAATTGCATCCCACTCCCACAGTTTGACCGAATCCCATACGTGGTATACCGTAGTGTCGGGAATTATGGATTCCAGATGGCCTTTTACGAACGAATATAACGCCAGATCGAACGACACCGCTGCCAACTGTTGCGCCCAAACCTGGGCGGCAATCGCCTCCGCCTCCTTCTGAAGCGCCATCGTATCACCAGAGGCCAACAACTCCTTGATTCGAACAGTCGGCAGGTAGAACGACGTATGAAAACCGGCGTTGCTGATTCGCCTGAGACTTTCGGAACCAAAACTCGACTCGACTATAGCGGTTTTCCGCAGGTCGTAAAGGGAGTCCAACCGAATCAACTCAGCCAGGGCAGCGTCGATATTGCCCTCGGTAATATTCTTGATATCGAGCCAGATCTTTTTCAGACCGGCGCCGCCGAGCGTGTCCAGAAACTCCGCCAGGCCGACTCCCGACGCGTCACTTTCGTCGTGTCCGATCTCGAAGTACCCGCCGCCGTTTGACGGTCGAAACATCAGGTCCACCTCGAGCGAGCGAATGCCGTGAGCGAGTATAGCCCGCAGACGATTCACCCGGTTTATGCGGTGGGGCGCCAGACGGCTGTCGAGATTCTCGGCAAGCAGGCTGCTTATGTTGCCGCGCTGTATCAGGTCTTTGTGGTAGTTCAACACGACTCCAACGACCAGGATCACCAACAGAAGGGTGACGACTCGGGCTGAGATGAACTTTTTCATGTCACCCTTTCCTACGCGCCACGGTTGCAACCCACCCGCGTTCTCTCCACCATCGCTCCGGCACGCGTCCAAGGTAGCACGCTGTGCGTGCCTACGCAACGGCGGTCTTGAGCGGCAACCGGTAGCCCACGGCTTGCTGTGGGTTGCTCGCATCTGGACGGAACTCAGATGTCGAAACCACGTCTCACGCTAACGCGTTCGACTCAGGGGTTCTGACCTGCATGGCTGCGGTCGCGTCGGGTTTTGCGGGCGACCGATGGCAGAATCGCCGGTCGCGCGCTAACGCACGCGACCAAGGGATTCTGCCCTACAATAGCTGATTCGCAATCACTCCCCGTCGAGCGGGACCTTCGTCTTGCGCACCCAGCGCGGCGCAGAATCGATCTTCTGCCTCAGCATTAGATTCAACTGAGCGGCGTTGTGCTGCACGTGGCGCATAGTGTAGAGCAGCAACTCCTCGACTGAGATATCGAGCCACCCGAATGCGCAGCGCTTGCGGGCCTGCTCCGCGGTCAGCGAGGCGATTCGATAGCGGCACTTCTGGCGGCCGTGTTCGAGATAAGTAAGCAGCTCGTCCCGGGTGTACAGGCGCTCGGGAAGAACCCCTGCCGGGTCCAACTCCTCCATGCCGAAAGGAGAAGGCGGCGCAAACCCCTCTTCCGATTTGGACATATAAAAGCGAGGTAGAACAGCGTGTGGTAG
This window of the Candidatus Zixiibacteriota bacterium genome carries:
- a CDS encoding alpha-2-macroglobulin, with the translated sequence MFAKLRQALLHFTARSNRTTTIAGVTIAVALIILVSNITSVPDNQIRVLSFEPTGWVELKTNFTVKFSKPMVSKDSLDLPVTDPPILFEPPMPGLGRWIETDVLRFFPDAELRPATQYKARVQSLKSCAGGLKIVDKAEYPFRTPNLKVEVFRSSTTRDEAGPGLVRLVIDLRFNFPVGIDELKRRLKIKGEAGAIESDVGYTVRAVTIDGSVTPERPWYAVFADDTFSKRFTVTSEPFEQTTMEQNYLVVIAKELMCGECSLPMESDQTRSVTVASRQPLVIHNVQANTGAAASSISIYLSEHVPIDEARAYVSLDPAMPYTIEGEYSWLTVRGDFKPGMAVTVNIAQGLRAVSGAVLQNDFSTKVVFPDMPPSVAFTSRAVFLPRLGAGHLEFKTINLKELAIEVEQVFPNNLVYFLTSGYGDYEYYRSSSVDLGRTFFVKDIEVEAQQNEPLTTTIDLKSIIGDIGQGIFKVAVRGREQRWIADSRYAMLTDIGISARLADDYLMVWANSLATAQPISGAAVTLISRNNQTLVEGETDSRGIATFENIKDKLAGFEPFVILVSRGPDLSYVRLDESLLPLSDFDVAGRPYLASGYEAFVYSDRGVYRPGDTAHLVSIVRGTKVSLPPAFPYFLTIYDARGRKFTSFRLATEGSSIAAVDLPIPDFAGTGKYTAVAEIGEELQIGRVEFQVEEFMPDRIKVSLSVPSSAYHTGDTVEAGVDAKYLFGPPAANHKVAGHVTIEPQEFSPSGWSQYTFSDHNRSFTKMEIDLPDTILNDTGRHVYRYTLPDKLSAPSALKGLLSATVSEEGGRGVSAYAEVTIHPYERYVGLMTTLDGYAKVGEPVSVKVASVGSDGQAVEIPQVDLKFYRIVYNTTYKRDRTGVGRWVSEKRQQLRDSAKVSVVAAGAIAVFTPDNYGSYEIIATDPETGHSSSVMFYASGWGYAPWALTNPDKIELAFDKKEYSSGDKAILQVRAPFGGKLLLTIEKDKVFETITRDMAENTAEIVLPVKPDYFPNIYVTVAIVRLADSLEPNMPARAFGVAPLLVRNDKRLEIALTAPEVVKPKSMVRVDLQISRPKVSQLTVAAVDAGILQLTDFQTPDPVEFFYGKKQPHLKPYDMYALIYPRVEQSSSHIRPGGDKMFAAGRKRHLSPITSRRVKPVALWSGLVETDSQGKASVTFTLPEFNGKLVIMAVAAQNDLFGSATGEVIVRDKIVIQESFPRFVCPNDIFDGLVTLFNNTGARTDITVNAVAGGPVEFITPPPLTITLDNNRQESVAFRCKAGQTPGKIEFALSASGAGERATLLLELPNRPAQPLATVFGSGAVTASAPAQFVFPGDWLDGTDQYVLKTSAMPAVSFARNVQYLLHYPYGCVEQTTSRLFPLLYFNDLVKVVEPAIFGGKGQEYFIQEGIQRLHSMFLPDKSFAFWPGGTSGNNWSTIYASHFISEASKAGYHVDKKFLRDIYDHLEDMALGKNIRDLNEAHRVYAAYVLVQADRLPQRVVSYLKNLDPSSLKPYTRYQLAGALALSGNMTEASRLIPPTVQPNLFEPETGGDFNSGVRTDAILMEVLMALSEDDPSVEVLARSLMQRSEVNQWYTTQENAFALMALGKYFKKKNSFSFKGQVKIEGEESVAIDSTGFSLTREDLGDRSVSVSVNEGGGSCFYYWQASGVPLTPAAEEFDRGMVVRRQYLSENGKPLALDSVPLGTQVVALITAKATSKRLDYVVISDLLPAGFEIENPRLKTTPRLAWIPSESGAAEYQDIRDDRLLIFTTLYPGRDIQFYYSLRATSAGEFTVPPVAAECMYNPMMASSASSGAVTIVR
- the carA gene encoding glutamine-hydrolyzing carbamoyl-phosphate synthase small subunit; the protein is MLQKETDSKLVLEDGRAFAGRRFGAAVDAAGEVVFNTAMSGYQEVLTDPSYAGQLVVMTSPQIGNYGIARDDAESRQLFLGALIVKELSRIASNWRSVQTLDEYLIANGIPGLEGLDTRALVRHLRSRGAMRGVIGSIDVPTDELIKRARGHPSMVGCDLASIVTKRQTYDWREAPPLLNGGQNLHSLTGEASPTRLHVVVYDYGVKWNILRCLVDHGCRVTVVSADTSAADVLQLGPDGVLLSNGPGDPDPVRYAVDNIRALLGRVPIGGICLGHQLLALAAGGKTYKLKFGHRGSNHPVMERPTGRVQITSHNHGFSVDADSLPSDLVDITHVNLNDQTVEGLSLRNVPAIAVQFHPEASPGPHDAVSFFTQFTHLMAQWREIGKHARKN
- the carB gene encoding carbamoyl-phosphate synthase large subunit, encoding MPARTDIKRVLVIGSGPIVIGQACEFDYSGTQAVKALRAEGIEVVLVNSNPATIMTDPDLADRTYVEPLTVEFLTKIVERERPDALLPSVGGQTALNLAIALHNEGILDRFGVSLIGASSEAIRIAEDRELFKQAMLEIDLEVPRSLLISDVSGARSFSHENGFPIIVRPSFTLGGSGGGIAYNLEELEEIVNRGLALSPVGQVLVEESLVGWKEYELEVMRDRKDNFVVVCSIENIDSIGVHTGDSLTVAPAQTLTDREYQRMRDAAAAILRRVRVDTGGSNVQFAVEPKTGRLVVIEMNPRVSRSSALASKATGFPIAKIAAKLAIGYTLDEITNDITRVTPAAFEPAIDYVVTKIPKFAFEKFPGADAALGIQMKSVGEVMAIGRTFKESLFKALRSLEVVKPFRPGEMPHEQLSAALATPNEYRLRYLIHAFDCGWTVDECHRLTYIDPWFLDQISQFAELQRQMRGRPLADIRDQELRLAKEWGFSDRRVAYLTGAEEDAVRTRRHQIGLRPVFKRVDTCAGEFESYTPYLYSCYDEEDESAPDPARKVMILGSGPNRIGQGIEFDYCCCHASFALHEAGVQSIMVNCNPETVSTDYDTSDRLYFEPLTLEDVLEVYYKERPDGVIVQFGGQTPLKLTMPLAKAGVPILGTPPDSVDLAEDRERFAAFLDRLNIRHPAHAIARTFDEADAAVKQLGFPLLLRPSYVLGGRGMAIVYGTAQLHNYLTPAFDAAPGQPILIDKFLEDAFEVDVDALADGENCVLAGVMQHIEEAGVHSGDSSSVLPTYLITKHHLEEIREITRLLARELKVVGMMNIQYGIAENQLYVLEVNPRASRTVPFVAKATGVPLAKVATRLMLGHKLRDLGLNDDLPVTRFFVKTPVFPFIKFPGVDPKLSPEMRSTGEVMGSGIEFGSAFYKAQLAGGLKLPRDGTLLISVNDRDKKGVLGVARRFAAMGFGIRATTGTAGFLQDMGVPAESVLKVSEGRPHCVDLIKSGDVALIINTPLGAASARDGWAIRTAAVQHAVPCITTLSGAVAAADAIAQLRTKDIGVSSLQEIHSRTP